In a genomic window of Microcoleus sp. AS-A8:
- a CDS encoding recombinase family protein: MKLDSIWITGSTRSGKTTHLVSQFRQWVEQERGQTKPTFRRASPITRRDRRMAPAILVFAANDDNRRDLTEQLTMAIQGRYPIRSKTPLGFFQDEVMLFWPLLIQPLHLRAQFPLRLRPETEQALAKELWRNGIEQWSQALPGSNEDTKVRRLLDLLLLAAVSGTPIEDVPTLLKQGILEQEGTPEVWDAVGEMLLDWRRWCMERGLLTYGIICELYWRHLLPNPTYQPYLQQRYQAVLADDVDDYPAIARDLFDILLNQGAVGAFTYNPDGKVRLGLNADPNYLEGIAGRCQVKTLTGTPVPSLSNFAEDVVNLVIEPIPTANLPTSIQSIQTTSRAALLRQTAEIITEHVKSGQIQPGEIAVIAPGLDEIARYVLSDILTKQGISVEPLNDQRPLISSPMIRALLTLVAMIYPGLGRLVDRDAIAEMLVVLSQKPGDWGQEESKHQNANVPFPIPHIDPVRAGLLADYCYSPNPEHPRLLPVESFMRWDRLGHRATAAYGEIVEWLEVQRVQQQQRLIPSCVVVLDRAIQKFLWNGSNLPYDAIAALRELMETAQHYWEVDGRLRQELKVANLEDNLQPTNVPPSTPLNLLTSTQTIAQFIQMLRRGTVTANPYPVRRLSPAANNAVTLATIFQYRASRRSHRWQFWLDAGSPLWLSGGAATLFGAEIFLKQWSGQPWTEEDKINANNERLQRILRNLLGRAGERVYLCHSDLAVSGTDQAGPLLTLVHASVPLDAEVALT; the protein is encoded by the coding sequence GTGAAGTTAGATTCTATTTGGATAACTGGTTCAACTCGTAGTGGTAAGACAACTCACCTTGTATCTCAGTTTCGACAATGGGTTGAACAAGAACGAGGTCAAACAAAACCGACCTTCCGACGCGCTTCTCCTATAACTCGTCGCGACCGGAGAATGGCTCCCGCTATCTTAGTTTTTGCGGCAAATGACGATAATCGGCGGGATTTGACGGAACAATTGACAATGGCCATCCAGGGGCGATATCCCATTCGCTCTAAGACCCCTTTGGGCTTCTTTCAGGATGAAGTCATGCTCTTTTGGCCCCTCTTAATCCAGCCGTTGCATCTCAGAGCACAGTTTCCCCTGCGACTCCGTCCCGAAACCGAGCAGGCGTTGGCCAAAGAACTGTGGCGAAACGGCATCGAACAATGGAGTCAAGCGCTACCGGGAAGCAATGAGGATACAAAAGTTCGCCGTCTGTTGGACTTGTTGCTGTTAGCGGCGGTGAGTGGAACACCGATTGAGGATGTTCCGACCCTTCTGAAACAGGGCATTCTGGAACAAGAGGGAACTCCAGAGGTATGGGACGCGGTGGGAGAGATGCTCTTGGACTGGCGGCGCTGGTGCATGGAGCGGGGGTTACTGACGTATGGCATCATCTGTGAGCTTTATTGGCGTCATTTGCTACCCAACCCAACGTATCAGCCTTATTTGCAGCAACGCTACCAAGCGGTACTGGCAGATGATGTGGATGATTATCCTGCGATCGCACGAGATTTGTTCGATATCTTATTAAACCAAGGAGCCGTGGGAGCCTTTACCTATAATCCAGATGGCAAGGTACGCTTGGGATTAAATGCCGACCCCAACTATTTAGAGGGTATAGCAGGGCGTTGCCAGGTCAAAACCTTAACAGGTACACCGGTTCCCTCTTTGTCCAATTTTGCCGAGGATGTGGTGAACCTCGTGATCGAACCCATCCCAACCGCCAATCTACCCACCTCCATCCAATCGATTCAAACCACCTCCCGCGCCGCCTTGTTACGGCAGACGGCTGAAATCATAACGGAGCATGTGAAATCGGGGCAAATTCAGCCGGGAGAGATTGCCGTGATTGCACCGGGTTTAGATGAGATTGCACGTTACGTTCTCAGCGATATTCTCACCAAGCAAGGCATCTCGGTAGAACCGCTCAACGACCAACGTCCGCTGATTAGTTCCCCGATGATTCGGGCACTCTTAACCCTTGTAGCCATGATTTATCCGGGTTTGGGACGCTTAGTAGACCGAGATGCGATCGCAGAAATGCTCGTTGTTCTCAGCCAAAAGCCAGGGGACTGGGGACAAGAAGAAAGTAAACATCAAAACGCCAATGTCCCATTTCCCATTCCCCACATCGACCCCGTGCGTGCGGGTTTGTTAGCCGATTATTGCTATTCCCCCAACCCCGAACACCCGCGCTTACTCCCCGTCGAGTCCTTTATGCGCTGGGATCGCCTGGGACATCGGGCAACCGCCGCTTATGGGGAAATTGTAGAGTGGTTAGAGGTGCAGCGAGTACAACAACAACAGCGTTTGATTCCCTCGTGTGTAGTGGTTCTCGACCGAGCCATTCAGAAATTCTTATGGAATGGGAGTAACCTTCCCTATGATGCGATCGCCGCATTGCGGGAACTGATGGAAACCGCTCAACACTATTGGGAAGTAGACGGACGCCTGCGACAAGAGTTGAAAGTTGCCAATTTGGAAGATAACCTTCAACCGACCAACGTACCACCTTCAACCCCATTAAACCTGCTCACCTCAACTCAAACCATTGCCCAATTCATTCAAATGCTGCGTCGTGGTACCGTTACCGCCAATCCCTACCCAGTGCGTCGCCTCTCCCCAGCCGCTAACAATGCCGTGACATTAGCGACAATTTTCCAATACCGCGCCAGTCGCCGTTCTCATCGTTGGCAGTTTTGGCTGGATGCCGGTTCCCCCCTGTGGTTGAGTGGGGGTGCCGCTACCCTGTTTGGAGCCGAGATTTTTCTCAAACAATGGTCGGGACAACCCTGGACAGAGGAGGATAAAATCAATGCAAATAATGAGCGATTACAGCGAATTTTACGGAATTTATTAGGTCGTGCGGGTGAGCGGGTTTACCTGTGTCACAGTGACTTAGCCGTGAGTGGTACGGATCAAGCTGGCCCTCTTTTAACCCTAGTTCATGCCTCCGTTCCCCTCGATGCTGAGGTGGCACTTACTTAA